In Grus americana isolate bGruAme1 chromosome 4, bGruAme1.mat, whole genome shotgun sequence, one genomic interval encodes:
- the SLC25A4 gene encoding ADP/ATP translocase 1, which produces MGDQALSFLKDFLAGGVAAAISKTAVAPIERVKLLLQVQHASKQITAEKQYKGIIDCIVRIPKEQGIISFWRGNLANVIRYFPTQALNFAFKDKYKQIFLGGVDRHKQFWRYFAGNLASGGAAGATSLCFVYPLDFARTRLAADVGKGVSEREFTGLGDCIIKIFKSDGLKGLYQGFSVSVQGIIIYRAAYFGVYDTAKGMLPDPKNVHIVVSWMIAQTVTAVAGLVSYPFDTVRRRMMMQSGRKGADIMYKGTIDCWKKIAKDEGSKAFFKGAWSNVLRGMGGAFVLVLYDEIKKYV; this is translated from the exons ATGGGTGACCAAGCGCTCAGCTTCCTCAAGGACTTTTTGGCCGGTGGGGTCGCTGCCGCCATCTCCAAGACGGCTGTCGCCCCTATCGAGAGGGTGAAGTTGCTGCTGCAG GTCCAGCATGCCAGCAAGCAGATCACGGCGGAGAAGCAGTATAAGGGCATCATCGACTGCATAGTCCGCATCCCCAAGGAGCAAGGCATCATCTCCTTCTGGAGAGGCAACTTGGCCAATGTCATCCGGTACTTCCCCACCCAGGCCCTCAACTTTGCCTTCAAGGACAAGTACAAGCAGATCTTCCTGGGGGGAGTGGACAGGCACAAGCAGTTCTGGCGCTACTTCGCAGGGAATCTGGCATCtgggggtgctgcaggagccACCTCCCTCTGCTTTGTCTACCCGCTGGATTTCGCCAGGACCCGGCTGGCGGCTGATGTGGGCAAAGGAGTCAGTGAGAGAGAGTTCACTGGGCTGGGCGACTGCATCATCAAGATCTTCAAGTCTGATGGCTTGAAGGGCCTGTACCAAGGATTCAGTGTGTCTGTCCAAGGCATCATCATCTACAGAGCAGCCTATTTTGGGGTTTATGACACGGCCAAGG GTATGTTGCCTGATCCAAAGAACGTGCATATCGTAGTGAGCTGGATGATTGCCCAGACTGTCACTGCAGTAGCAGGGCTGGTTTCTTACCCTTTTGATACTGTGCGACGTAGGATGATGATGCAGTCTGGCCGAAAGGGAG CTGATATTATGTACAAGGGCACAATTGATTGCTGGAAGAAGATAGCTAAAGATGAAGGATCCAAAGCATTCTTCAAAGGTGCCTGGTCGAATGTGTTGAGAGGCATGGGTGGAGCTTTTGTATTAGTACTTTATGATGAAATCAAGAAATATGTCTAA